From the Primulina tabacum isolate GXHZ01 chromosome 3, ASM2559414v2, whole genome shotgun sequence genome, one window contains:
- the LOC142540267 gene encoding KH domain-containing protein At2g38610-like isoform X2: MAGRYNPNFSPSRTVSPQIRSIPDADSRYLSELLAEHQNIGPFAQALPICSRLLNQEILRVTGMLPNNGFGELERLRHRSPSPMASSDLLSNAGCTGLAGWNGLTQERYGPPGMTMNWHGTPASHSAYTVKRILRLEIPVDTYPNFNFVGRLLGPRGNSLKRVEATTGCRVYIRGFGSIKDADKEEKLRGRPGYEHLNEPLHVLLEADLPANLVDIRLQQAQEIIEELLKPVDESQDFVKRQQLHELAMINSNIREESPGPSGSVSPFNTIGMKRAKTGC, translated from the exons ATGGCGGGGCGTTACAATCCCAACTTCTCGCCATCCAGAACCGTGTCTCCTCAGATTAGAAGCATCCCAGATGCGGACAG TCGGTATTTATCAGAGCTACTGGCGGAGCATCAAAATATAGGTCCTTTCGCACAAGCTCTTCCCATTTGTAGCAGACTCCTGAATCAAG AGATCTTGCGGGTTACTGGGATGTTGCCCAATAACGGCTTTGGAGAACTGGAGAGGCTAAGACATAGAAGTCCCAGCCCTATGGCTTCTTCAGACCTTTTATCAAATGCTGGTTGTACAGGGTTAGCAGGCTGGAACGGACTAACTCAAGAG AGGTACGGGCCCCCTGGTATGACTATGAACTGGCATGGAACTCCAGCAAGTCATAGTGCATATACCGTCAAAAGAATTTTGCGCCTAGAAATTCCTGTTGACACCTATCCTAAT TTCAATTTTGTGGGGCGACTTTTAGGCCCTAGAGGAAATTCATTGAAACGAGTGGAAGCCACTACAGGATGTCGAGTGTATATTAGAGGATTTGGTTCAATAAAGGATGCTGACAAG GAAGAGAAGCTACGGGGTCGACCAGGTTATGAGCACCTGAATGAACCACTCCATGTCCTACTCGAGGCTGATTTACCTGCCAACCTTGTTGATATCAGACTACAGCAAGCACAAGAGATAATCGAGGAACTGCTAAAGCCAGTG GATGAGTCACAGGATTTTGTCAAGAGGCAGCAACTCCATGAGCTAGCCATGATAAATTCGAACATAAGAGAGGAGAGCCCGGGACCAAGTGGCAGTGTCTCACCTTTCAATACCATCGGTATGAAACGTGCGAAAACGGGATGTTAA
- the LOC142540267 gene encoding KH domain-containing protein At2g38610-like isoform X1, which translates to MAGRYNPNFSPSRTVSPQIRSIPDADSSRYLSELLAEHQNIGPFAQALPICSRLLNQEILRVTGMLPNNGFGELERLRHRSPSPMASSDLLSNAGCTGLAGWNGLTQERYGPPGMTMNWHGTPASHSAYTVKRILRLEIPVDTYPNFNFVGRLLGPRGNSLKRVEATTGCRVYIRGFGSIKDADKEEKLRGRPGYEHLNEPLHVLLEADLPANLVDIRLQQAQEIIEELLKPVDESQDFVKRQQLHELAMINSNIREESPGPSGSVSPFNTIGMKRAKTGC; encoded by the exons ATGGCGGGGCGTTACAATCCCAACTTCTCGCCATCCAGAACCGTGTCTCCTCAGATTAGAAGCATCCCAGATGCGGACAG TAGTCGGTATTTATCAGAGCTACTGGCGGAGCATCAAAATATAGGTCCTTTCGCACAAGCTCTTCCCATTTGTAGCAGACTCCTGAATCAAG AGATCTTGCGGGTTACTGGGATGTTGCCCAATAACGGCTTTGGAGAACTGGAGAGGCTAAGACATAGAAGTCCCAGCCCTATGGCTTCTTCAGACCTTTTATCAAATGCTGGTTGTACAGGGTTAGCAGGCTGGAACGGACTAACTCAAGAG AGGTACGGGCCCCCTGGTATGACTATGAACTGGCATGGAACTCCAGCAAGTCATAGTGCATATACCGTCAAAAGAATTTTGCGCCTAGAAATTCCTGTTGACACCTATCCTAAT TTCAATTTTGTGGGGCGACTTTTAGGCCCTAGAGGAAATTCATTGAAACGAGTGGAAGCCACTACAGGATGTCGAGTGTATATTAGAGGATTTGGTTCAATAAAGGATGCTGACAAG GAAGAGAAGCTACGGGGTCGACCAGGTTATGAGCACCTGAATGAACCACTCCATGTCCTACTCGAGGCTGATTTACCTGCCAACCTTGTTGATATCAGACTACAGCAAGCACAAGAGATAATCGAGGAACTGCTAAAGCCAGTG GATGAGTCACAGGATTTTGTCAAGAGGCAGCAACTCCATGAGCTAGCCATGATAAATTCGAACATAAGAGAGGAGAGCCCGGGACCAAGTGGCAGTGTCTCACCTTTCAATACCATCGGTATGAAACGTGCGAAAACGGGATGTTAA
- the LOC142540269 gene encoding uncharacterized protein LOC142540269 — MSRFSLTTDASVLEESSQVSAPNNNRDTLAMNNTSLNLLSTTCAVCQRILSSGNESGGPEAMTGVCGDCRFLLDIETTSPDVYRRRMPGARRRTYGSSESIENLFSQQFSELIAVERQTHSVAVEHDNQSVNYYGTGRLVRRVSSHTTPSGSRRWRRVFSDTESDGLDSLYGESESNASIMRYRVFHGEGDTLSSSAYGGDSDVSADGQSFLEVGNFGYAVGGGGPDSDTDIDPMNAGVYHWNSEDQGEEDEDEDEVYMGWSRQSHSPHVNGTTSLGARNRTRAGYNELLSNFEELETQNYAGALGDYLDAGGFEYSLEHLAETDILMMGAPPAAVSFVNSLPQIKIDGQYENLDNLSCAICKECPTVGTVLNQLPCLHLYHPSCILPWLSTRNTCPLCRYELPTDDIDYEERKRNWGSEVEMLSLPLNDVNVDGSSDNIDDAVVDELSQFHHGVGVQGEPVNAYFDAENGGQKIPRNRWFFAAAVAPIASMIGISLMLWLGKPSVNGVCSGGHIPYRKENGQRRWWSFL; from the exons ATGAGTAGATTCAGTTTGACTACGGATGCAAGTGTTTTGGAGGAATCTTCTCAAGTGTCAGCACCGAACAACAATCGTGATACTTTGGCAATGAACAACACGTCCCTGAATCTTCTTTCGACCACGTGTGCTGTATGTCAAAGAATCTTATCGTCCGGTAATGAATCGGGCGGCCCAGAAGCCATGACGGGTGTCTGTGGAGATTGCAGATTCTTGTTGGACATTGAAACCACTTCACCTGATGTGTATAGAAGGAGAATGCCTGGGGCAAGAAGGAGAACTTATGGGAGTTCTGAGTCGATTGAGAATTTGTTTTCTCAACAATTTTCTGAATTGATTGCTGTCGAAAGACAAACGCACTCAGTAGCGGTGGAGCATGATAATCAATCTGTCAATTATTATGGCACTGGAAGGTTAGTTCGGCGTGTTAGTTCTCATACTACTCCGAGTGGGTCTAGAAGATGGAGGAGAGTGTTTTCTGACACTGAAAGTGATGGTTTGGATTCTCTATATGGGGAGAGTGAATCTAATGCCAGCATAATGAGATACAGGGTTTTCCATGGTGAGGGTGATACCTTATCTTCCAGTGCCTATGGTGGAGATTCTGATGTGTCAGCAGATGGGCAGAGTTTTTTGGAGGTAGGAAATTTTGGATATGCTGTTGGAGGAGGTGGCCCAGATAGTGATACAGATATTGATCCAATGAATGCTGGTGTCTACCATTGGAACTCGGAAGATCAGGGggaagaagatgaagatgaagatgaag TCTACATGGGTTGGTCCAGACAATCACATTCCCCTCATGTTAATGGTACAACTTCACTTGGAGCTAGGAATAGGACTCGTGCCGGTTATAATGAATTGTTATCCAATTTTGAAGAGTTGGAGACACAAAACTATGCCGGAGCTCTTGGAGATTACCTGGATGCGGGAGGATTTGAATATTCTCTGGAACATCTTGCTGAAACTGATATTTTGATGATGGGAGCACCTCCTGCTGCCGTATCTTTTGTAAATAGCTTGCCCCAAATTAAGATTGATGGACAGTATGAAAACCTGGATAATCTGTCATGTGCAATCTGCAAGGAATGTCCAACAGTGGGCACTGTTTTAAATCAACTTCCTTGTCTTCACCTCTATCACCCCTCCTGCATCTTGCCATGGTTAAGCACACGAAATACATGTCCTCTATGCAGATATGAGCTTCCAACTGATGACATCGATTATGAAGAAAGGAAAAGGAACTGGGGCAGTGAAGTTGAAATGCTTAGTTTGCCTCTGAATGATGTAAACGTTGATGGTTCCTCAGACAACATAGATGATGCTGTGGTAGATGAACTTTCTCAATTTCATCACGGTGTAGGTGTTCAAGGGGAACCAGTTAATGCATATTTCGATGCAGAGAACGGTGGCCAGAAGATTCCAAGAAATAGATGGTTCTTTGCTGCTGCAGTTGCTCCTATAGCCAGTATGATCGGTATTTCTCTCATGTTATGGTTAGGCAAGCCTTCGGTTAATGGAGTATGCTCAGGTGGCCACATTCCCTATCGCAAAGAGAACGGCCAAAGGAGGTGGTGGTCGTTCTTATAA
- the LOC142538409 gene encoding unknown protein 1-like: MLVSCPPSVPCFDFNDNGSKTPKDSIFDPFAPVHDKFMLAPRSKKCVEESRNNIVRWLNFSSTTNLVSWNQEAYNDTISEEEHMFDIVYSDLLDVITSERTKEIASESLCQVSDSDGFCTPKFAARLTGIAETCPGAPKRSISKYRNIGKKLCRKLEY, encoded by the coding sequence ATGTTGGTTTCTTGCCCTCCCAGCGTGCCTTGCTTCGATTTTAATGACAACGGCTCAAAAACCCCTAAAGACAGCATCTTTGATCCATTTGCTCCTGTACATGACAAGTTTATGCTAGCTCCTCGCAGTAAAAAATGCGTGGAAGAATCGCGAAACAATATCGTGAGGTGGCTCAACTTCTCTAGCACCACAAATTTGGTAAGTTGGAATCAGGAAGCCTACAATGATACCATATCTGAGGAAGAACATATGTTCGATATTGTGTATAGCGACCTACTGGATGTTATTACTTCTGAGCGGACCAAGGAAATTGCTTCCGAATCCCTGTGCCAGGTTTCGGATTCTGATGGATTTTGCACCCCTAAATTTGCAGCACGCCTTACTGGAATCGCTGAAACATGTCCTGGAGCTCCGAAGAGGTCCATCAGTAAGTATAGAAACATTGGCAAGAAATTATGCAGAAAGCTTGAATATTAA